From one Candidatus Saganbacteria bacterium genomic stretch:
- a CDS encoding aspartate carbamoyltransferase catalytic subunit has protein sequence MNKVKSLKTKDLLGLRFLAAEDINLILDTASSMKEVMQRPVRRVPALLGKNIVTLFYEPSTRTRTSFDVAAKNLSANTTNIALAQSSVTKGETLIDTARNLEVMGYDGVIIRHSMSGAPHLLAKNIKGCVVNAGDGCNEHPTQGLLDIFTMQEKKGNLAGKKIVIVGDILHSRVARSNIWALTKLGAKVTLVAPPTLLPAGIETLGCNVSYKLDDSIGDADFINVLRIQLERQGETFFPSLEEYHKLYGITSERLKKAPKDVVVMHPGPVNRGVELSSEVMDGPFNVILEQVTNGVAVRMAVLFLLLSGKKPMLSSK, from the coding sequence ATGAACAAGGTTAAAAGCCTTAAAACAAAGGATCTTCTAGGACTGCGCTTTCTTGCCGCAGAAGATATCAATTTAATCCTCGACACAGCCTCATCAATGAAGGAAGTCATGCAGCGGCCTGTTCGCCGCGTCCCCGCACTTTTGGGAAAAAACATCGTCACCCTTTTCTATGAACCATCGACCCGCACCCGCACAAGCTTCGATGTAGCCGCAAAAAACTTGTCCGCGAATACGACAAACATTGCATTAGCGCAAAGCAGTGTAACAAAGGGTGAAACATTAATTGATACCGCAAGAAATCTGGAAGTCATGGGTTATGACGGCGTGATCATTAGGCACTCAATGTCCGGAGCTCCGCATTTATTGGCAAAAAACATTAAGGGATGTGTAGTCAATGCGGGGGACGGATGCAACGAACATCCGACGCAAGGGCTTCTTGATATTTTCACGATGCAGGAGAAAAAAGGAAATCTCGCAGGGAAAAAGATCGTTATCGTCGGCGATATTTTGCATTCAAGAGTTGCCCGAAGCAACATTTGGGCGCTAACAAAGCTTGGAGCAAAAGTTACTCTAGTGGCTCCACCAACCCTACTTCCTGCAGGTATTGAGACGCTTGGATGTAATGTCAGTTACAAACTTGATGATTCGATAGGGGATGCGGATTTTATAAATGTATTAAGAATTCAGTTGGAAAGACAAGGCGAAACATTCTTCCCATCACTTGAGGAATACCACAAACTTTACGGTATTACATCTGAAAGACTGAAAAAAGCGCCAAAAGATGTAGTTGTTATGCATCCGGGCCCTGTCAATCGCGGGGTAGAGCTCTCATCTGAAGTTATGGACGGGCCTTTCAATGTGATACTTGAGCAAGTTACAAACGGCGTCGCGGTCAGGATGGCTGTGCTTTTTCTTCTACTCTCCGGCAAAAAGCCGATGCTGTCTTCGAAATGA